A stretch of DNA from Glycine max cultivar Williams 82 chromosome 18, Glycine_max_v4.0, whole genome shotgun sequence:
atcaattttaatagttgatcaaacatattttaataatatccgagaataaaattttcatattgtaTTCCTAGAAATAATATTTcagtaactaaaataattatctagGAAACAAATGACtccttataataattatcaaaaaattaCATCTTCTAATGTAATACTATTTAATTGTATGACAACATTTCAtgctttcataattttattttaggggctatattatactttattcgttttaaaataagtattattttagattattttatattatataagaaaaattaataaataaataaaagagaatgataattttataaaattaagcttattaaataaatgtaaaaatattaatattaggttaaaaattaaaataacatttattaattatattttaaaaagagtaattaatgtTATGTGTCAAATGAATAATGTTGTGAAACATTTATTTTGGAAGGAAGgtagtaatattatttaattgtttaacaACATTACTCGTTTTCCATGGTAGACGTGTTTActatattcattaaaataaacaaaatcagtTGGAGTTGCGTGGGCCCAGTTATCGAACGTAGGCAACCGTGAAAGCGAAACAAGTTCCCCTCATGGGACCCACACAGCGACCCAACACACTCTTTCATTCATTTCACTCTCAAACACACATACCCTCGTTATCTCTCTCGTGTTATTATGTAACACAAGAATTGGAATCTAcgattttctctctctttgtttcttttgtttcacACTGAAGAAAACACATACATATACGTGTATTTAATACCACTAATGTAGTAGAAGAAGCAGGAGATGATTTTGATGTTAATATTGATATGCTTGTGAGTTGTGTGTGATGATGAACAACAACGTTGAACAATGATCCCACACCTTGAACAGTGATGCCACCATTGATTTTTCTACTTCTCAGCTTTGGTTCCTTCCTGCATTGAATTCCTCGCCCAATCACCTTTCGGATCTTCCTCGGGATCTCCGAAGTCTGTTTGTTTCTCTCTCACTTTGCTGCCATAACATAATTACCCACGTGGAATTGCCACTCCCCTTTAGCcaagttttcttctttttcactttTGGTTTTCAGGGTTGGTACTTGGTAAGTTCTTCACAAAATTTTTTAGATTCTGTAGGATGCTGCATCTTTGTataaccttcttcttcttcttctgggtattttctttattgtttgctttttcaagaaaaaatgaatcTTGGGTTGAAAGGGAACTTTTTTATCATTGTGTCTGGTTCCTTTGTTTCAtagtttcattgaaaataaaaatgtgggTTTCGTTGGTCTTGATTTTCCAGGAAGAGGgtgtttgaattttgttttattttaatttttggttatgGCATCTTTTTTCTCTGCAGACAAACatgaataaattttgtgatgccATTCATAAATTTGGGTTCTGTTTCCAATTGTTCACTAATGTTGggtattaattagttaattggcTACCCCATCGTTTTACGCATTAATTGCTTTCTGATGTCATAGTCCAATAAGTATATTAGCCTAAGCCTTTGCTTACTTCTATGGTTCTGTGTTTTGAGTTTGTGTTCTGTTTTGAGTTCAGAGCAGAAGTTATGTCACGATATTGACATGTGTATGTGCAATTAATTCGCATTAAATTCAGAAGCCACATATTCATAGGTTAATGAATGGTGTAAATGAGTTCATTGTTGTTTTCTGGAGTAAGGGGCGGAGGATATCCATCATTTTTGTTCACTGAATTAGGACGTGGATGTTTACAATAAATTCAATCACTTCCCTTTCACGTAGCTTTCTGTCACAATTCATTCTTCTGAGTGTCAAAAACAAATTTCTTAAGCTTCTAGGAACCATTAACTATTTGCgttttgtaccaaaaaaaaaaaagcaatagcCCCTTTTACACGACGATTCTTTCCTCCCCTAATAGTATCATTTTCATGTCTTCATATTTTCTACACGGACAATGCCTTGACTCtcatatctttttaatatatatgtacgTCTATGACATCAATATGTGAGACATGTTCTTCTCTTTATGCATACATACCATTGTTTGTGTTGTGAATTGTAATTTGATAGCATAGTTGCCTTGCTTTGGATACCATCAAAACTCCTTCAAAATGGGAATTTAATATTTGCACCATGTTGTTTtggaattcttttctttttcttttttcttttttctttttaatttttacaaattgaTTAACTGATCTAAATGCAAATATTTCTAGATCAAGTGGAGTAACTCCTCTGCGAATTTACTGGAGAAACTTCAGAGTGAAATCTTTGCATATATTATGACATATCATTGATAATTCAATATACAGCCAAGTAATGAgctgttgaaagttgaaaccctCTCTGTTGACATGGGATTTGGTTTAAGCCTTCGAAAGAAAAGCTCAAAGCAGCAAAGCAGGTCAAAGACAGACAAGGAGAGTTCTGATTTGCCTCAACCCAATCCATGTTCAAAGGATTCACTTAAGCTTAAATCAAAGTCTAATGTTGGTCAAGCAAGCAGTGATTCTTGTCATAAAGCAAAGCATGATGTAAAAGGAAAGGTTCAGCACTTGGATAGTGCAAAGGGAAGTTCAACTCAACCTGATGAACTTGTCAAGTACATGTCTAATTTGCCCAGTTTTCTCAAGCGTTCTGATGGAGGAGAAAGCATTCAAGGGAAGGCTTTAAATGTTGGAGTTCTTGATTGGTCACATCTTGAAAAATGGAAGAACAAACAAACACATACAAAGGCAGAAGCTAGCAATTTCACATCATCCAATAGCAGTAAAGAAATATCCTCAAGGGCAGCCACTACATCATCGTCTGCCACTTCGGGTGGCCATAATAAAAAGCTTGATGGTAGAAAAGTTTCGAGTTCTTCACGAAGCAAGGGACCTTATAAAGAAGGCCTTCCTAGAAGATCTAAAATGTCTTCTCAGAATGTCAAGCACTATCAACATTCTGAAACTGAAACAAAGACCCTTGGAGATGAGCTTGGGATGTCACCCTCGGAATTTGGCAAAACTCAGTCAGATACATCACTTCGAAGGGTGAAAGTTAATGACTATGATGAAATAACTTCAGTAGTTGAAAGCTCTGCATCCAAGTCCAGGCATAATGTGGTCTCACTAGTTCCGAATGAAAATTCAAGTGGTAGGGATgttgaagaaaagaagaggaTGGAGGGTTTACAGCAGCATAGCCTCAAGAAAAAGGAGAGGAGTCTAAAGTCCAGTTCTGATAAGAGATTTCCATCATTAGAATCAAAAACTAAAGGAGtctcatttgattctcagaagaAAATGATTTCCAGCAGCAGTGAAGCCAAGAAAAAGATGGATCAGTGGCAGGAGTCAGATATTGATGCTGGTTATGAACAAAATCATAGGATGCCTAATAATATTGTGTTGCTTCGTCCCCCAAGAGTTCTGCAATTGAAATCAGAAGACTATTTTCAGCATTCTCAATCAAGAACTTCATCTGAAGAAGATTTTTTGGAATCAAGCTGGAGTAGTTTGTCATATATGTCCATTCCTGAGGAGGTTTACACTGAAGATGTACATTCTAAAATTCCTCATTCAAGTGTACTGCCTTCTGTGACTGAGCTTGCTTCTTCAGAAACATTGCAACATAGTATCAATACTGATCTAGATATGGATCGTTCTTCTGTTTTATCTAAGAAACCAGCATGCTCAAATAGCATATCTAGTCTCCAATCTGAAAATACTTGCATTGAAAAGGATGTGTTAGATATCAAGCCAAAAAATCAGTGTGCTTTCAGTAATGTGCTGAAATCACTGGACCATGAAACTGCTGAGCTGACACCTCAGAATCCCTCATCTAATTGTCGGCTTAGCTTAAGCTTAAGCTTAAGCCGGATTGGAAGAAGTTTTAGTTTCAAGGAAGGGTCTATTTCAAAACTTAGCTCCACGTATGTTGGTGCAAAGTCTGGTCCAGTGACACCTGAATCTTATGCTTATTTGAATAATCATAGCGAAGATATGGTAAAAGGTCATAACAGAACTATGTCCAGCCCCTTCCTAAAGTTATTAGATCCCATATTGAAGCGTAAGGCATCAAACATACAGTTTTCAGATGAACAAAGTGTGACATCAAAAGGAAGCATGGATTCCATCAGCTTGaggacaatcaatctgtctGATGAAAAGAGCAAGGAATCACCAACCCAAGCCCTTTTGCAGTTAACAATAAGAAATGGAGTACCTTTGTTTAAATTTGTGCTCAACAGTGAAAGAAAGGTTCTTGCTGCGACCATGAAGAGCTTAGCATTGCCGGAGAAGGATGATGTAGACTGCTATTTCACATTCTACCTTGTtaatgaaattaagaaaaagagtgGCAAATGGATGAATCATAggagtaaagaaaaaaattgtggatATGTCTACAATATTGTTGGTCAGATGAAAGTTTCTAGCTCTAAAACCACTGAATCAAGCAACGAGAACTCCAAGAGAGAGAGTGTGGTGAAAGAATATGTGCTAATGGGAGTTGAAGTTGACCAGCTAGATCAAGAACCACCAGAATTCTTCATGAGCAAGGAGCTTGCAGCTGTTGTTATTGAGATCCCTTGTGAAAACGTAAATCATGAAGGACTATCATATAGTCATAACTTACTGAGAAAAAGATGCTTAAAGTGCTTGGCAGATGAAAAATGCTTTTGCAGCTcacaagaaaatgaaatctATGGCAACATTACAGTTATACTTCCTGGTGGTGTACATAGTTCACCAAACACAGGACAACCTTCACCATTAATCCATAGATGGAAGTTGGGGGGAACATGTGATTGTGGAGGTTGGGATGTTGGTTGCAAATTGCTTGTTCTCTCTAACCAAAACCTTAGTTCAAATATTCCAAGGAGTTCAAAATCTTACCTTGAGAGATTTCATCTTTTTGTTCAGGTATGCTTTTACTTTTCTCCCTGAAGCCATGAGTATATAcgattataaatataatgataGCAAGTTAAGATCATCTATGACATAACTTCAGGAAGGAGCTGATCAAAACACACCCCTATTCACGTTGGTTCCATTGAAGGATGGATTCTACTCAGTCGAATTCAGTTCAGAAATTAATCATTTACGAGCATTCTTCATGTCTGTGGCAGTTTTAAGCAGCCATAACTTGCCAAGTTCCTTGGAAATCAATAACATGCAAGAAGCAATCAATAAAGAATTCAGTCCCAAGAGCAACAATGAACTTCAGGGGAAAGCACCTTTATATTATAATCCAATTCCTCCATACTCCCCTGCTGACAGAGTTTAATATCAGAAAGGGAAGGCTTTTTCACCATCAATCCATCATAGATATCTGTTATATATTACCATGAAGCTAAGGAATTTCAAGTTATTGCACTGCCAATAATTCTCCATTTACTCCTTTATTGTTTGATACTATAGCAATACCACAGTCCTTCCCACCAGAATACCTGTTGTTGCAGAAAATGGTATTCTCACTGTATTTTTGTATTCATTGTACAAAAGCACCCCTGCACCAATACTATCCTTTTACAAAATACAACATAAGACTAGTATCCATTGTATATCTTGAGCACTGTGAACTTGAAGAGCTGAAACTGTAATTTGATCAACAATAGTATAAGGCCGTGCCTCCAGAAATCCTTTTAACTGTTCTATACACTGGAGATTCTTAATGATGTGTAAATCAGTTAAGCATTATTACATGACTCAGTTTTGACATCATTTCAATATCTCTTATTGGAGATGTTTACTTTCCAGTTTGTCCTCGagcattataataataattttgtatatatggtTTAATGTTTCATGGTGATGATTCTTATACAATTTTGTAAACCAAATACTGTTATTTGATATTAATTGGAATAGAGAATACTTAGTTGTTCTAGtagttctaaaagaaaaaacaatttattttcagGCAAGAGGAAATCAATTTTTCCTAGTGTCtaaatattattagtacatcTAGATAACAGTAGTTTATTCCATTACATGTTACTCATGAACCAATTGTCCCAAATGCTTAGTTGGGTGAAAATACATAAATGGTTTTATGTTTGTATCAGGTTCATTTATACATCTGCATAGAAGAATTAACAAGTCCTTGTTTATTTAGTTATGCTGAGAATCTGAGGTTTATAGGTATAGAATTATGTATTGTTTTTCTATCAATCAAATTTTTAGCTCAAACAAAATGGTCCTGTATTTCCTCTAGCATGAACCTCTAGTGTTTTCTAGTTGACTTTCAATCAGAAATTCTTTCATACCTCATTCCTTTTTGCTCACAGGCCTTGCATGTCTTCAACTCCAAGCTTACAATTCCTGAATGAAACATAAAACTGACCGTGCATCCCAAACACTGTTGACTTGCCATACTTCTGAAGATTTTTTGGAGTGTCCCTTATTTCTGCTTCTTTTGCATTAGTTCTCTTAATATGGAAATTTGTGGCCCCTCTTCCAAACCCTGTTCATCCAAATCAGTGTTCTCACTACTCTCAAGATGAAACAGTAAATATAGTTAACTAATGAGAGTGCTTGAAGTTTGGTTTTGTGGATGagggaaaagaaaatgataaaagcaATATCCATAATTCACGATGAGAAAGACAGAAATTACCCAACAATTGACAATTCCAAATTTCACTGACAGAATACTAACTATTATGCGAAAAGTAAGTCCAAAGATGAATTAAATGGTTTAAGGAAAACACTGAATAATCCCATTCGCAAATTGAGATACTAACTAGACACTGATGGAGATTCTTACAAGCTATTGATGAACAAACCTGGCAAGAAATTAAAATCCTTGATAGGAAGAGAAAGTCccttcataaaatatttaaaaccaatGGCTATGTACCAaggaaacaaattttaaaaaaaatcatattttaagcTACGGAATAATTGAAAGAGTAATTATAAATTTGTCCTCAGAAATTTGTAAAGTCAATCTTCACAGAAATTCATAAAGGAGAATCTGAGCATATGCGTTATAATGTTActattactaatatatttatttacacaAGATAGGCGATATGTAGCCTGTGGCTCTGAATaaagaaaatgtttatttgaatCACACAAAACTACAAAAGTCACTATTTTGAACAGAATTCCTCCTAAACGcgaaaatttatgtaatttttattcaacAGACAATAAGGAAACGATGAAGCACATAGAAAATTTTCcagttttttagattttaatacaattcaaatgaaaataacaatattttaatcaattggGATTATGAAATGCCACATTTAACAAAGAGAATTGCTCTGGGCTTGTGttgtgtcatatatatatattgaatttttgGCAGAGATAGTTCTGCTTGAATATTACACTTTCAACTCTTACTCTTGTTTTTCCTTGAATCTATTTTATTGCATGTGCAAACATTAATGTCTAGGTAATATTGCTTTTTCAGCCTGTAGTTCATTCATCTC
This window harbors:
- the LOC102665747 gene encoding uncharacterized protein, encoding MGFGLSLRKKSSKQQSRSKTDKESSDLPQPNPCSKDSLKLKSKSNVGQASSDSCHKAKHDVKGKVQHLDSAKGSSTQPDELVKYMSNLPSFLKRSDGGESIQGKALNVGVLDWSHLEKWKNKQTHTKAEASNFTSSNSSKEISSRAATTSSSATSGGHNKKLDGRKVSSSSRSKGPYKEGLPRRSKMSSQNVKHYQHSETETKTLGDELGMSPSEFGKTQSDTSLRRVKVNDYDEITSVVESSASKSRHNVVSLVPNENSSGRDVEEKKRMEGLQQHSLKKKERSLKSSSDKRFPSLESKTKGVSFDSQKKMISSSSEAKKKMDQWQESDIDAGYEQNHRMPNNIVLLRPPRVLQLKSEDYFQHSQSRTSSEEDFLESSWSSLSYMSIPEEVYTEDVHSKIPHSSVLPSVTELASSETLQHSINTDLDMDRSSVLSKKPACSNSISSLQSENTCIEKDVLDIKPKNQCAFSNVLKSLDHETAELTPQNPSSNCRLSLSLSLSRIGRSFSFKEGSISKLSSTYVGAKSGPVTPESYAYLNNHSEDMVKGHNRTMSSPFLKLLDPILKRKASNIQFSDEQSVTSKGSMDSISLRTINLSDEKSKESPTQALLQLTIRNGVPLFKFVLNSERKVLAATMKSLALPEKDDVDCYFTFYLVNEIKKKSGKWMNHRSKEKNCGYVYNIVGQMKVSSSKTTESSNENSKRESVVKEYVLMGVEVDQLDQEPPEFFMSKELAAVVIEIPCENVNHEGLSYSHNLLRKRCLKCLADEKCFCSSQENEIYGNITVILPGGVHSSPNTGQPSPLIHRWKLGGTCDCGGWDVGCKLLVLSNQNLSSNIPRSSKSYLERFHLFVQEGADQNTPLFTLVPLKDGFYSVEFSSEINHLRAFFMSVAVLSSHNLPSSLEINNMQEAINKEFSPKSNNELQGKAPLYYNPIPPYSPADRV